The following are encoded in a window of Arthrobacter woluwensis genomic DNA:
- a CDS encoding helix-turn-helix domain-containing protein produces the protein MMHAPVHGAAGQPVSFQRSHDFEAFRESVSSSFVPLKVSGPEHGVFFSSIRSASALDFHLTELTAGGHQVERTPELIRQGGEDYYKVSLVLAGSSLLIQDSREVFLQPGDLAVYDTSRPYSVISEEQTRVLVAMFPKSTFELPESQIHQISAVNLAAPGQLGSLAAALLAKVSTSLDQLSGPFGVRIANSCLDVLATAFAGSLGAQRPVVDPREKLLADIHAYIERNLASPDLTPGSIAAAHYISTRHLHGLFHSQGVTVSAWIRQQRLARCQRELSDPFLVNRSVASIAASWGFPDPAHFSRTFKSTFGESPRDFRMRFAA, from the coding sequence ATGATGCACGCTCCCGTACACGGCGCCGCAGGGCAGCCCGTCAGCTTCCAGCGCAGCCACGACTTCGAAGCCTTCCGGGAGAGTGTCTCCTCCTCCTTCGTCCCCTTGAAGGTGTCAGGCCCGGAACACGGGGTGTTCTTCAGCAGCATCCGCTCCGCCTCGGCCCTGGACTTCCACCTGACCGAGCTCACGGCGGGCGGGCATCAGGTCGAGCGGACGCCCGAACTGATCCGGCAGGGCGGCGAGGACTACTACAAGGTCAGCCTCGTCCTGGCGGGGTCGAGCCTCCTGATTCAGGACTCACGCGAGGTGTTCCTCCAGCCCGGCGACCTGGCGGTCTACGACACCTCCCGGCCGTACTCCGTGATCTCCGAGGAGCAGACCCGCGTGCTCGTGGCCATGTTCCCGAAGTCCACCTTCGAGCTGCCCGAATCCCAGATCCACCAGATCTCCGCCGTCAACCTCGCCGCTCCGGGGCAGCTCGGCAGCCTCGCCGCCGCGCTGCTGGCCAAGGTGTCCACGAGTCTCGATCAGCTCTCGGGCCCCTTCGGCGTGCGGATCGCCAACTCCTGTCTGGACGTCCTGGCCACCGCCTTCGCCGGATCGCTCGGCGCCCAGCGTCCCGTCGTCGACCCGCGGGAGAAGCTCCTGGCCGACATCCACGCGTACATCGAGCGCAATCTCGCCTCGCCGGACCTGACCCCGGGCTCCATCGCGGCGGCCCACTACATCTCCACCCGGCATCTGCACGGGCTCTTCCACTCTCAGGGCGTGACGGTGTCCGCCTGGATACGCCAGCAGCGCCTCGCCCGGTGCCAGCGCGAACTCTCCGACCCGTTCCTCGTGAACCGCTCAGTGGCCTCCATCGCGGCCTCGTGGGGCTTCCCGGACCCGGCCCACTTCAGCCGCACCTTCAAGTCGACGTTCGGCGAGAGCCCCCGCGACTTCCGGATGCGCTTCGCCGCCTGA
- a CDS encoding L-threonylcarbamoyladenylate synthase yields MARYFDIHPLDPQPRLVQQVVQIIRDGGLVAYPTDSCYALGAALGNQDALNRIRQIRHLDDKHHFTLVCSSFAQMGQLVNIGNDAFRDIKAVTPGSYTFILPATKEVPRRLLQPKKKTVGVRIPDHRVTQAILEELGEPLLSSTLLLPGQETPMVEGWEIKEELDHQVDAVIDAGECGAEPTTVIDYSSGYPEIARYGMGDPSRFE; encoded by the coding sequence ATGGCCCGCTATTTCGACATTCACCCTCTGGACCCACAGCCCCGCCTCGTGCAGCAGGTGGTGCAGATCATCCGCGACGGCGGTCTGGTGGCCTACCCGACCGACTCCTGTTACGCGCTCGGCGCCGCTCTCGGCAATCAGGACGCGCTCAACCGCATCCGCCAGATCCGGCACCTGGATGACAAGCACCACTTCACCCTGGTCTGCAGCAGCTTCGCCCAGATGGGCCAGCTCGTGAACATCGGCAACGACGCGTTCCGCGACATCAAGGCGGTCACCCCGGGCAGCTACACCTTCATCCTCCCGGCCACCAAGGAGGTGCCGCGACGCCTCCTCCAGCCGAAGAAGAAGACCGTGGGAGTGCGCATCCCGGACCATCGCGTGACCCAGGCGATTCTCGAGGAGCTCGGCGAACCGCTCCTGTCCTCCACGCTCCTGCTGCCCGGCCAGGAGACCCCCATGGTCGAGGGCTGGGAGATCAAGGAAGAGCTGGACCACCAGGTGGACGCCGTGATCGACGCCGGTGAATGCGGCGCCGAGCCCACCACGGTGATCGACTACTCGAGCGGCTACCCGGAGATCGCCCGCTACGGCATGGGCGATCCGTCCCGCTTCGAATAG
- a CDS encoding inorganic phosphate transporter, translating into MDVTFMAALVIVLALFFDFTNGFHDTANAMATPIATGAIKPKTAVALAAALNLVGAFLSTEVAKTVSGGIIREGSDGVHITPEIIFAGLMGAILWNMFTWLKGLPSSSSHALFGGLIGAAVVGIGVYSVNFDTVMLKVILPAVFAPVIAGGVAYICTRLAYALTSRHDPETGDKLTQKRGGFRTGQIFTSSLVALAHGTNDAQKTMGIITLVLIASGTQPAGSGPEFWVIAACALAIAIGTYSGGWRIIRTMGSGLTEVKPAQGFSAETSTAAAILASSHLGFALSTTQVASGSVIGSGLGRKGTTVRWGMVGKIATGWLFTLPAAAVVGALTALLVGTGPVGTAIAIAFGIGTIVAMFVYSRKSHVSHANAVEVEEAGTAVRFQKKKKASKAPKATNNEVQE; encoded by the coding sequence GTGGACGTCACCTTCATGGCAGCGCTGGTTATTGTGCTGGCTCTGTTCTTCGATTTCACAAATGGTTTCCACGACACCGCGAACGCCATGGCGACACCCATCGCCACCGGCGCCATCAAACCCAAGACGGCCGTCGCTCTCGCCGCGGCGCTGAACCTGGTGGGAGCCTTCCTCTCCACCGAGGTCGCCAAGACCGTGTCGGGCGGGATCATCCGGGAAGGCTCGGACGGGGTGCACATCACCCCGGAGATCATCTTCGCCGGCCTGATGGGGGCGATCCTCTGGAACATGTTCACCTGGCTCAAGGGCCTGCCGTCCAGTTCCTCACACGCCCTGTTCGGCGGCCTCATCGGCGCGGCCGTGGTCGGCATCGGCGTGTACTCGGTCAATTTCGACACGGTGATGCTCAAGGTGATCCTTCCGGCGGTCTTCGCCCCGGTCATCGCCGGCGGCGTCGCGTACATCTGCACCCGTCTGGCCTATGCGCTGACCTCGCGGCATGATCCGGAGACCGGAGACAAGCTCACCCAGAAGCGCGGCGGCTTCCGCACGGGCCAGATCTTCACGTCCAGCCTGGTCGCCCTCGCACATGGCACCAACGACGCGCAGAAGACCATGGGCATCATCACCCTCGTCCTCATCGCCAGCGGCACGCAGCCGGCCGGGTCCGGTCCGGAGTTCTGGGTCATCGCAGCCTGTGCCCTCGCCATCGCCATCGGCACCTACTCCGGCGGCTGGCGCATCATCCGGACCATGGGTTCCGGCCTGACCGAAGTGAAGCCCGCCCAGGGCTTCTCCGCGGAGACCAGCACGGCCGCCGCCATCCTGGCGTCCTCGCACCTCGGCTTCGCGCTGTCCACCACGCAGGTGGCGTCCGGCTCGGTGATCGGCTCCGGTCTGGGCCGAAAGGGCACCACGGTGCGCTGGGGCATGGTGGGCAAGATCGCGACCGGCTGGCTCTTCACGCTTCCGGCGGCCGCCGTCGTCGGCGCTCTCACGGCGCTCCTGGTGGGCACCGGCCCGGTCGGCACGGCCATCGCGATCGCTTTCGGCATCGGCACGATCGTGGCCATGTTCGTCTACTCCCGCAAGTCGCATGTGAGCCATGCGAACGCGGTCGAGGTGGAAGAGGCCGGCACGGCCGTCCGCTTCCAGAAGAAGAAGAAGGCCTCCAAGGCCCCCAAGGCGACGAACAACGAGGTCCAGGAATGA
- a CDS encoding dihydrofolate reductase family protein produces MGKFQYFTAVSLDGFIATETDSLDWLLNAEETGTEGRIEEFYAGVGCLVMGGTTYQWILDHFEGEWPYSGTPVWVFTHHEMPVYPGGDVTLIRGDVEEFVPDFLRDAGDKDVWVMGGGELAAQFAAAGHLDELILTVMPVILGSGKRILPLAGGPRQLELRESAAVGNVLELRYVLKPSS; encoded by the coding sequence ATGGGGAAATTCCAGTACTTCACCGCAGTGTCCCTGGACGGCTTCATCGCCACGGAGACCGACTCGCTCGACTGGCTTCTGAACGCCGAGGAGACGGGGACCGAGGGGCGGATCGAGGAGTTCTACGCCGGCGTCGGATGCCTCGTCATGGGCGGCACCACGTACCAGTGGATCCTTGACCATTTCGAGGGCGAATGGCCCTACAGCGGCACGCCCGTGTGGGTGTTCACCCATCACGAGATGCCCGTGTACCCGGGCGGCGACGTCACGCTCATCCGCGGGGACGTGGAAGAGTTCGTCCCGGATTTCCTGCGCGACGCCGGAGACAAAGACGTCTGGGTCATGGGCGGCGGTGAGCTGGCGGCGCAGTTCGCCGCGGCCGGGCATCTCGACGAACTCATCCTCACGGTCATGCCGGTCATCCTGGGCTCCGGAAAGCGCATCCTGCCCCTCGCCGGTGGGCCGCGTCAGCTGGAGCTGCGGGAGAGCGCCGCCGTGGGAAACGTGCTGGAGCTCCGCTACGTGCTCAAGCCGTCCTCCTGA
- the polA gene encoding DNA polymerase I, with protein sequence MAFRAFFALPADNFATSTGQHTNAVHGFTSMLINLIKDQQPTHVAVAFDVSDDTTFRKKEYDGYKGGRNATPEEFRGQIDLIDQVMGAWGIKTLRMPGYEADDILATLAAQGEEAGWEVLLVSGDRDAFQLITDNVFVLYPKKGVSDIPRMDADAVREKYFVGPEQYSDLAALVGETADNLPGVPGVGPKTAAKWINLYGGLPGILENLDSIGGKVGDALRAHIEDVKRNRRLNRLLTDLDLGVALDELAAPRPDQDAVEELFDALEFRTLRTRLFALYGEDTEGVQHEGVELPPFEIGADAESLTTFLAGDTGGVPAALAVASVAGGIGQEASAVAILRGESARYLDLTELDAATEGVLAAWLADSGQEKAIHEYKEAFKALQARGLTLEGVVDDTSISGYLIQPDRRNYELAELVQHHLKITLESAPAVPAGQLDLGLDVDGTAAQARAEALVREAAAVRALSDHLAPLLVERQADQLLLTLELPVARVLADMEITGISVSREKMQEQLDDLARQVEIAQQGAYAAIGHEVNLGSPKQLQTVLFEELALPKTKKIKSGYTTDAASLKNLLEKTGHEFLVQLMAHREASKLRQMVETLYKSVAEDGRIHTTYAQNVAATGRISSNNPNLQNIPVRSEEGRRVRDLFEVSEGYECLLAADYSQIEMRIMAHLSEDAGLIQAYRDGEDLHRYVGSHIFGVAPEDVTSAMRSKVKAMSYGLAYGLTSFGLSKQLEISVDEARTLMKDYFDRFGAVRDYLRGVVEQARQDGYTATIEGRRRYLPDLTSTDRHLREIAERVALNSPIQGSAADIIKRAMLGVARALQEEGLKSRLLLQVHDELVLEVAQGEREQVEQLVIREMGNAAELSVPLDVQVGEGHSWHDAGH encoded by the coding sequence ATGGCCTTCCGGGCGTTCTTCGCCCTTCCCGCGGACAACTTCGCCACGTCCACCGGACAGCACACCAATGCCGTGCACGGCTTCACGTCCATGCTCATCAACCTGATCAAGGACCAGCAGCCCACCCACGTGGCGGTCGCCTTCGACGTCTCGGATGACACCACGTTCCGCAAGAAGGAATACGACGGGTACAAGGGCGGACGCAACGCCACCCCCGAGGAGTTCCGCGGGCAGATCGATCTCATCGACCAGGTCATGGGCGCCTGGGGCATCAAGACCCTGCGCATGCCCGGGTACGAGGCGGACGACATCCTCGCCACGCTCGCCGCGCAGGGTGAGGAGGCGGGCTGGGAGGTCCTCCTGGTCTCCGGCGACCGCGACGCCTTCCAGCTGATCACGGACAACGTCTTTGTCCTCTACCCGAAGAAGGGCGTCTCGGACATCCCGCGCATGGATGCGGACGCCGTCCGGGAGAAGTACTTCGTGGGTCCGGAGCAGTATTCGGATCTGGCCGCGCTCGTGGGGGAGACGGCGGACAACCTCCCCGGCGTGCCCGGTGTCGGCCCCAAGACGGCCGCCAAGTGGATCAACCTCTACGGAGGCCTCCCGGGCATCCTGGAGAACCTGGACAGCATCGGCGGCAAGGTGGGGGATGCGCTCCGCGCGCACATCGAGGACGTCAAGCGCAACCGTCGCCTGAACCGTCTGTTGACGGACCTGGATCTGGGCGTCGCCCTGGACGAGCTGGCCGCGCCGCGCCCCGACCAGGACGCGGTGGAGGAGCTCTTCGACGCGCTCGAGTTCAGGACACTGCGCACGCGTCTGTTCGCCCTCTACGGCGAGGACACCGAGGGCGTGCAGCACGAGGGCGTCGAGCTGCCCCCGTTCGAGATCGGCGCGGATGCGGAGTCTCTGACCACCTTCCTGGCCGGTGACACGGGTGGCGTTCCGGCCGCCCTGGCCGTCGCCTCGGTGGCCGGCGGTATCGGTCAGGAGGCCAGCGCCGTCGCGATCCTGCGCGGCGAATCGGCGCGGTACCTGGACCTGACGGAGCTCGACGCCGCCACGGAGGGCGTGCTCGCCGCGTGGCTCGCGGACAGCGGCCAGGAGAAGGCGATCCACGAGTACAAGGAGGCGTTCAAGGCGCTGCAAGCCCGTGGCCTGACGCTGGAAGGAGTGGTCGATGACACGTCGATCTCCGGCTACCTGATCCAGCCCGATCGCCGGAACTACGAGCTGGCGGAGCTGGTGCAGCACCACCTCAAGATCACCCTGGAGTCGGCGCCAGCCGTCCCCGCCGGGCAGCTCGATCTCGGTCTCGACGTCGATGGCACTGCCGCGCAGGCACGCGCCGAGGCCCTGGTGCGGGAAGCGGCGGCCGTGCGTGCTCTGAGCGACCACCTCGCTCCGCTGCTCGTGGAGCGCCAGGCGGATCAGCTGCTGCTCACGCTCGAGCTTCCCGTGGCCCGCGTCCTGGCCGACATGGAGATCACCGGCATCTCCGTGTCGCGGGAGAAGATGCAGGAACAGCTCGACGATCTGGCCCGCCAGGTGGAGATCGCACAGCAGGGCGCCTATGCAGCGATCGGGCACGAGGTGAACCTCGGATCGCCCAAGCAGCTTCAGACCGTGCTCTTCGAGGAACTGGCCCTGCCGAAGACCAAGAAGATCAAGTCCGGTTACACCACCGACGCCGCCAGCCTCAAGAATCTGCTGGAGAAGACCGGACACGAGTTCCTGGTCCAGCTCATGGCCCACCGAGAGGCCTCCAAGCTGCGCCAGATGGTGGAGACCCTGTACAAGTCGGTGGCGGAGGACGGCCGTATCCACACCACGTACGCCCAGAACGTCGCGGCCACGGGGCGTATCTCCAGCAACAACCCGAACCTGCAGAACATCCCGGTCCGCAGCGAAGAGGGCCGGCGGGTCCGCGATCTCTTCGAGGTCTCCGAGGGCTACGAGTGCCTCCTCGCCGCCGACTACTCGCAGATCGAGATGCGCATCATGGCGCACCTCTCCGAGGACGCCGGGCTGATCCAGGCGTACCGCGACGGCGAAGACCTGCACCGCTACGTCGGCTCGCACATCTTCGGTGTGGCTCCGGAGGACGTCACGAGCGCCATGCGGTCCAAGGTGAAGGCCATGTCCTACGGCCTCGCGTACGGCCTCACGAGCTTCGGGCTCTCCAAGCAGCTGGAGATCTCGGTGGACGAGGCGCGGACCCTTATGAAGGACTACTTCGATCGCTTCGGCGCCGTGCGCGACTACCTGCGGGGCGTCGTCGAGCAGGCCCGCCAGGACGGCTACACGGCCACCATCGAGGGCCGGCGCCGGTACCTGCCGGACCTGACGAGCACGGACCGGCACCTGCGGGAGATCGCGGAGCGCGTGGCCCTCAACTCGCCGATCCAGGGCTCCGCCGCGGACATCATCAAGCGGGCCATGCTGGGCGTCGCCCGGGCGCTGCAGGAGGAAGGCCTCAAGTCCCGCCTCCTGCTCCAGGTCCATGACGAACTCGTCCTCGAGGTGGCGCAGGGGGAGCGCGAACAGGTCGAGCAGCTGGTCATCCGGGAGATGGGCAACGCAGCCGAACTGTCCGTGCCGCTCGACGTCCAGGTGGGCGAGGGCCACAGCTGGCACGACGCCGGGCACTGA
- the ypfJ gene encoding KPN_02809 family neutral zinc metallopeptidase — protein sequence MSFNEGSQLDSSQVEDRRGMSTGVKVGGGIGGGLLILVLSLLGFNPSLLDGLTGAGEQPPAQTQPAGQGGASQCRTGAQANQQLDCRITGTVNSLNSFWPDYLRQYGKQYPRPKTVLFTQRTQSGCGPATTEVGPFYCPADRTAYFDPGFFQELVTRFGSSGGPLAQEYVVAHEFGHHVQNILGTIDYAQRDPQGPQSGGVRVELQADCFAGIWAHYASTQPTSSGGQPFLKPLSQSDIRDALSAASSVGDDRIQKAATGRVSPESWTHGSSAQRQKWFLTGYQSGDLNKCDTFSGRV from the coding sequence ATGAGTTTCAACGAAGGCAGTCAGCTCGATTCGTCCCAGGTGGAGGACCGCCGCGGCATGAGCACCGGGGTGAAGGTGGGCGGCGGCATCGGTGGCGGTCTGCTGATCCTGGTGCTGAGTCTGCTGGGGTTCAATCCCTCCCTCCTCGATGGACTGACCGGCGCCGGCGAGCAGCCTCCCGCGCAGACCCAGCCGGCCGGGCAGGGCGGCGCCTCACAGTGCCGTACCGGCGCCCAGGCGAACCAGCAGCTCGATTGCCGGATCACCGGCACGGTGAACAGCCTGAATTCCTTCTGGCCGGATTATCTCCGGCAGTACGGCAAGCAGTACCCGCGCCCTAAGACGGTGCTGTTCACCCAGCGCACCCAGAGCGGCTGCGGTCCCGCGACCACCGAGGTGGGGCCCTTTTACTGCCCCGCCGACCGGACCGCGTACTTCGACCCCGGGTTCTTCCAGGAACTCGTGACCCGGTTCGGCTCCTCCGGTGGCCCCCTGGCGCAGGAGTACGTGGTGGCCCATGAGTTCGGGCACCACGTCCAGAACATCCTCGGCACCATCGACTACGCCCAGCGCGATCCCCAGGGCCCGCAGTCCGGAGGGGTCCGAGTGGAACTCCAGGCCGATTGCTTCGCGGGCATCTGGGCCCACTATGCGAGCACCCAGCCCACCTCGTCCGGCGGGCAGCCTTTCCTCAAGCCGCTGAGCCAGAGCGACATCCGCGATGCCCTGTCCGCTGCGTCCTCCGTGGGTGACGACCGGATCCAGAAGGCCGCCACGGGTCGGGTGAGCCCCGAGTCCTGGACCCACGGCTCGAGCGCTCAGCGTCAGAAGTGGTTCCTCACCGGCTACCAGTCGGGCGATCTCAACAAGTGCGACACGTTCTCCGGGCGGGTCTGA
- a CDS encoding class I adenylate-forming enzyme family protein → MPFLNRLAAWAEESPQRQAVRVGRESLSWEELRAGAAALLDRVPDGGYSLLQEPNSLDFILRWVAGVSGSRRCVVLDAGLPDDLAARIRAEVAAHWGAADALSARTVRGLTAAPDGPSRETVVEHHAAPQGGDLVDGPSGTPFLLALTSGTATLPKAIVRTRESWQASFASSTEFFGLTRDEVTLAPGPLSSGLGLYALSECLHAGGEFRTLEAFEVDAVHDAVEHDGVTRLVLVPSMLRVLAEGGMLAGSDASSLRSIVVAGAKLDPRTLEAARRWAPAARIHEYYGAQEMSFVSGSCLAPDDPLTDRLLASTSVGRPFPGVSLAILDPSGVPLPDGHTGSIAVRSAMVGEGYLWGDAKDFERFGEWATVHDQGFLHEGELHFLGRASDMIESGGLVLHPQEIERALSTLPGVEFALVAGVDDPLRGERLVAAVRTEHRGIGEGQLRMGLADLLDPRMLPEAFHELREVPLTARGKVSRAVLREWILDGDPRVPTLPV, encoded by the coding sequence GTGCCCTTCCTCAACCGCCTCGCCGCCTGGGCCGAGGAATCGCCGCAGCGGCAGGCCGTGCGTGTCGGCCGTGAATCCCTGAGCTGGGAAGAGCTGCGCGCGGGGGCGGCCGCCTTGTTGGACCGCGTTCCCGATGGCGGCTACAGCCTGCTCCAGGAGCCGAACTCCCTCGACTTCATCCTCCGCTGGGTCGCCGGAGTGAGCGGTTCGCGGCGGTGCGTCGTGCTCGATGCCGGCCTCCCGGACGACCTTGCAGCCCGGATCCGCGCCGAGGTCGCCGCGCACTGGGGTGCGGCGGATGCCCTCTCCGCGCGCACCGTCAGGGGCCTCACCGCGGCGCCGGACGGACCGAGCCGGGAAACCGTCGTCGAGCATCATGCCGCTCCCCAGGGCGGCGATCTGGTGGACGGCCCGTCCGGCACTCCCTTCCTGCTCGCCCTGACGTCCGGGACGGCGACGCTGCCGAAGGCGATCGTGCGGACCCGGGAATCCTGGCAGGCGTCCTTCGCGTCGTCCACGGAGTTCTTCGGACTCACGCGAGACGAGGTCACGTTGGCCCCGGGACCGCTCTCCTCGGGACTCGGGCTGTACGCGCTGTCTGAATGTCTCCATGCCGGCGGGGAGTTCCGGACACTCGAAGCGTTCGAGGTGGACGCGGTGCATGACGCCGTGGAGCACGACGGCGTGACGCGCCTGGTGCTCGTGCCGTCGATGCTGCGGGTGCTGGCCGAGGGCGGCATGCTGGCGGGCTCCGACGCCTCCTCGCTGCGCAGCATCGTCGTCGCCGGCGCGAAGCTGGACCCCCGGACTCTCGAAGCGGCCCGGCGCTGGGCGCCGGCGGCGCGGATCCACGAGTATTACGGCGCCCAGGAAATGAGCTTCGTGAGCGGTTCCTGTCTGGCGCCCGACGATCCTCTGACGGACCGTCTCCTGGCCTCGACGAGTGTGGGCCGCCCGTTCCCGGGGGTCTCCCTCGCGATCCTCGACCCGTCAGGCGTACCGCTTCCCGACGGCCATACCGGGTCGATCGCCGTGCGCAGCGCGATGGTCGGTGAAGGTTACCTCTGGGGCGACGCGAAGGATTTCGAGCGGTTCGGAGAGTGGGCGACGGTCCACGATCAGGGGTTCCTCCACGAGGGCGAGCTGCACTTCCTGGGCCGGGCCTCCGACATGATCGAGAGCGGCGGACTCGTCCTTCACCCGCAGGAGATCGAGCGGGCCCTCAGCACGCTGCCCGGCGTCGAGTTCGCCCTGGTCGCAGGCGTCGACGATCCGCTCCGCGGAGAGCGCCTGGTGGCGGCCGTGCGGACCGAGCACCGTGGCATCGGTGAGGGTCAGCTCCGGATGGGCCTGGCCGACCTCCTGGATCCCCGGATGCTGCCCGAGGCGTTCCATGAGCTGCGCGAGGTGCCGCTGACCGCCAGGGGCAAGGTCAGCCGTGCCGTGCTCCGCGAGTGGATTCTCGACGGCGACCCCCGGGTGCCCACGCTTCCCGTCTGA
- a CDS encoding aspartate aminotransferase family protein gives MRTPFSPEGPHDTAALQEKAAKHLWPHFTSRKVLNDGIPIVTRGEGHHIYDADGRKYIDGLSGLFVVNAGHGRQRIVDAAARQMKQLDFMPIWSYGHPAAIELSERLSSYAPGEMNKVFFTTGGGEAVESAFKLAKHYWKLRGKPMKHKVISRAVAYHGTPQGALAITGIPDMKKFYEPLTPGGHRVPNTNFYRAGEMGAPTDDLEAFGQWAANRIEEAILFEGPDTVAAVFLEPVQNSGGCFPPPPGYFQRVREICDQYDVLLVSDEVICAYGRVGDFFASKALGYEPDIITSAKGITSGYVPLGAMIVADKVSEPFNSVENTFYHGFTFAGHPAAAAAALENLDIFEEEDLNGRVRENSPLFRAELEKLLDLDIVGDVRGEGYFFGIELVKDKATRETFNAEESDRLLRDYLSPALWDAGLYCRADDRGDPVIQLAPPLTIGPAEFREIEGILRSVLKDASAKI, from the coding sequence ATGAGAACACCTTTCAGCCCTGAGGGACCGCACGACACCGCAGCACTGCAGGAGAAGGCGGCCAAGCACCTCTGGCCCCACTTCACCTCCCGCAAGGTGCTCAATGACGGCATCCCGATCGTCACGCGCGGCGAAGGGCACCACATCTACGACGCCGACGGCCGGAAGTACATCGACGGCCTCTCGGGCCTGTTCGTGGTCAACGCCGGTCACGGCCGCCAGCGGATCGTCGACGCCGCCGCGCGGCAGATGAAGCAGCTGGACTTCATGCCGATCTGGTCCTACGGCCACCCGGCGGCCATCGAGCTGTCCGAACGGCTCTCCTCGTACGCACCCGGTGAGATGAACAAGGTCTTCTTCACCACCGGCGGCGGCGAAGCCGTGGAGTCCGCGTTCAAGCTCGCCAAGCACTACTGGAAGCTGCGCGGCAAGCCGATGAAGCACAAGGTGATCTCGCGTGCGGTCGCCTACCACGGCACGCCCCAGGGCGCCCTCGCGATCACCGGCATCCCGGACATGAAGAAGTTCTACGAACCGCTCACGCCCGGCGGCCACCGTGTGCCGAACACCAACTTCTACCGCGCCGGCGAGATGGGCGCCCCGACCGACGACCTCGAAGCGTTCGGACAGTGGGCCGCCAACCGGATCGAGGAGGCCATCCTCTTCGAGGGCCCGGACACCGTGGCCGCGGTCTTCCTGGAGCCGGTGCAGAACTCCGGTGGCTGCTTCCCGCCGCCGCCCGGCTACTTCCAGCGCGTCCGGGAGATCTGCGATCAGTATGACGTGCTCCTGGTCAGCGACGAAGTCATCTGCGCCTACGGCCGGGTGGGCGACTTCTTCGCCTCCAAGGCCCTCGGCTACGAGCCGGACATCATCACCTCGGCCAAGGGCATCACCTCGGGGTACGTCCCCCTGGGCGCGATGATCGTGGCGGACAAGGTGTCCGAGCCGTTCAACTCCGTGGAGAACACCTTCTATCACGGCTTCACCTTCGCCGGTCACCCGGCCGCCGCTGCGGCTGCGCTGGAGAACCTCGACATCTTCGAGGAGGAGGATCTCAACGGCCGGGTCCGGGAGAACTCCCCGCTGTTCCGTGCCGAACTCGAGAAGCTGCTGGACCTCGACATCGTGGGCGACGTCCGCGGCGAGGGCTACTTCTTCGGCATCGAGCTGGTCAAGGACAAGGCCACCCGGGAGACGTTCAACGCGGAGGAGTCGGACCGGCTGCTGCGGGACTACCTCTCCCCCGCCCTCTGGGACGCCGGACTGTACTGCCGCGCCGACGACCGCGGCGACCCCGTCATCCAGCTGGCGCCGCCACTGACGATCGGCCCCGCCGAGTTCCGTGAGATCGAGGGCATCCTGCGCTCCGTGCTCAAAGACGCCTCCGCCAAGATCTGA
- a CDS encoding Lrp/AsnC family transcriptional regulator, giving the protein MSRGKNALQLDDTSKRLVELLQEDGRRSYAELGKAVGLSEAAARQRVQKLMDAGVMQIVAVTDPMSLGFHRVTMIGVKTTGDTRRVADTLAQLPAVSYLVLSAGSFDILAELVCEDDSDLIDLLNSEIRTIDGVASTETFVYLELRKQKYGWGTR; this is encoded by the coding sequence ATGAGCCGTGGAAAGAACGCCCTCCAGCTCGATGACACGTCGAAGCGACTGGTGGAACTCCTGCAGGAAGACGGACGCCGGTCCTATGCGGAACTCGGCAAGGCCGTCGGCCTGAGCGAGGCCGCCGCGCGGCAGCGGGTGCAGAAACTCATGGACGCCGGGGTCATGCAGATCGTGGCCGTCACCGACCCCATGAGTCTGGGATTCCACCGGGTGACCATGATCGGGGTGAAGACCACGGGCGACACCCGCCGCGTGGCCGACACCCTGGCGCAGCTCCCGGCGGTCTCCTATCTGGTGCTCAGCGCAGGGTCTTTCGACATCCTCGCCGAACTGGTGTGCGAGGACGACTCAGACCTGATCGACCTGCTCAACAGCGAGATCAGGACCATCGACGGCGTGGCATCCACGGAGACGTTCGTCTATCTCGAACTCCGGAAACAGAAATACGGTTGGGGAACACGATGA